Proteins encoded in a region of the uncultured Paludibaculum sp. genome:
- a CDS encoding heme exporter protein CcmB, with protein MLFLRQVLTITGKDLRSELRTKEALNASLAFALVILLLFSFAFDANPEMMREISGGLLWLVFAFAGALILNRSFARELVNDCLDALISSPVSGPALFLGKALANYILLLGIEVVCLPIFGVFYNVRWAQQPLWLALVLILATWGVCVVGTIFSALTVNLRLRELMLPMLVYPMLIPCLMAAMMLTTPLLAGQPIEGDMFAWLRLLVGFDIIFTSLAVVLIDTVLIG; from the coding sequence ATGCTATTCCTGCGCCAAGTTCTCACGATCACGGGCAAGGACCTGCGCAGCGAGCTGCGCACCAAGGAAGCTCTGAATGCCTCACTCGCTTTCGCGCTGGTGATCCTGCTGCTGTTTAGTTTTGCTTTTGACGCCAACCCGGAGATGATGCGCGAGATTTCGGGTGGCCTGCTCTGGCTCGTGTTCGCCTTTGCCGGCGCGCTGATTCTGAACCGCAGTTTTGCACGGGAACTCGTCAACGATTGCCTGGATGCCCTGATCTCTTCGCCAGTCTCCGGCCCGGCCCTGTTTCTGGGGAAGGCTCTGGCGAACTACATTCTGTTGCTTGGCATTGAAGTGGTTTGTCTGCCCATTTTCGGAGTGTTCTACAACGTGCGCTGGGCGCAGCAACCGCTCTGGCTGGCACTTGTGCTGATCCTTGCCACGTGGGGTGTATGCGTGGTGGGCACGATCTTCTCCGCACTGACCGTGAACTTGCGGCTGCGCGAGCTGATGCTGCCGATGTTGGTGTACCCCATGCTGATTCCGTGCCTGATGGCGGCCATGATGCTGACCACTCCGCTGCTCGCCGGCCAGCCCATCGAAGGCGACATGTTTGCCTGGCTGCGTCTGCTCGTCGGCTTCGATATCATCTTTACTTCGCTGGCGGTTGTCCTCATCGACACCGTTCTGATCGGATAG
- a CDS encoding cytochrome c biogenesis protein translates to MREKTLYGLGGLAIVLLTHNIWKMLVNLPDEAFQGAIFRIIFFHVPAAFTCFLCFLVSLIAGISYLKSRDLKWDALGVSATEVGLAFGAANLLTGMIWARIIWGIWWTWDWRLTSMLICWLLYGGYLVLRRAIEEPTERARLSAVMSILSFSVVPFVFFSIKWFRTQHPQPVLYGDGKMDSGYRAMLYGNWVPILMVAFVLVAIRMMQERRQREVDALRRSAHAF, encoded by the coding sequence ATGAGAGAAAAGACTCTGTACGGCCTGGGTGGGCTGGCCATCGTGCTGCTCACACACAACATTTGGAAGATGCTGGTCAACCTGCCCGACGAGGCGTTTCAAGGGGCCATCTTCCGCATTATCTTCTTCCACGTACCCGCCGCCTTCACCTGCTTTTTGTGCTTTCTGGTTTCCCTCATTGCGGGGATTTCGTACCTGAAGTCGAGAGACCTCAAGTGGGACGCGTTGGGTGTCTCGGCCACCGAGGTGGGCCTCGCCTTTGGAGCGGCCAATCTGCTTACCGGCATGATCTGGGCGCGCATCATCTGGGGTATCTGGTGGACATGGGACTGGCGTCTCACCTCGATGCTGATCTGCTGGCTGTTGTACGGCGGCTATCTGGTGCTGAGACGCGCGATCGAGGAACCCACGGAACGTGCCCGCCTGTCGGCCGTGATGTCCATCCTCAGCTTCTCCGTCGTGCCGTTCGTCTTCTTCTCCATCAAGTGGTTCCGCACGCAGCATCCGCAACCCGTGCTGTATGGGGACGGCAAGATGGACTCGGGTTACCGGGCCATGCTGTACGGCAACTGGGTTCCGATTTTGATGGTCGCCTTTGTGCTTGTCGCCATCCGCATGATGCAGGAGCGGCGGCAGCGAGAGGTGGACGCGTTGCGCCGGTCGGCGCACGCCTTCTAG
- a CDS encoding enolase C-terminal domain-like protein produces MNRRSLLQLVGAGALSAREMAAQETVARATRATPSPKIKDVQVIATAPVGLRLVVVKVITDQDGLYGYGCGTYTQRADLVVSAVERYLKPFLIGQYADRIDDLWQAMYNSSYWRNGPVLNNAISGVDQALWDIKGRQAGMPVYQLLGGKCREAVDCYGHASGADIPQLIANAKRFIERGFRHIRVQIGVPGQAGYGSGGSEVKVEKLHDKPVFEPEDYIRRALKMFEACRKELGDEIELLHDVHERISPIQAVRLAKEVEKFRLFFLEDALSPEDIVWFRQIRQQCSTPLAMGELFNSPHEWTPLIAERLIDFIRIHVTQAGGLTPCRKIAAMGEMMGVKTAWHGPGDVSPIGHAANITLDLVCQNFGIQESYQFPERVKEVFSGCPEIRNGYYYITEAPGWGIEVNEAAAKKYPFGSGERGERQRLNGGWGEVRRRDGTVIKQ; encoded by the coding sequence ATGAATCGCCGCAGCCTGCTGCAATTGGTAGGCGCGGGGGCCCTGTCCGCCCGCGAAATGGCCGCGCAGGAAACTGTCGCGCGCGCCACGCGGGCCACGCCCTCGCCCAAGATCAAAGACGTCCAGGTGATTGCCACCGCTCCGGTCGGGCTGCGCCTTGTCGTCGTCAAGGTTATTACCGACCAGGACGGCCTGTATGGCTATGGCTGCGGGACGTACACCCAACGGGCTGACTTGGTTGTCAGCGCCGTGGAACGCTATCTGAAGCCTTTTCTCATTGGTCAGTATGCCGATCGCATCGACGATCTGTGGCAGGCCATGTATAACTCCAGCTATTGGCGCAACGGCCCGGTGTTGAACAACGCCATCAGTGGCGTGGATCAGGCCCTTTGGGACATCAAGGGCCGCCAGGCTGGGATGCCCGTCTACCAGTTGCTGGGCGGCAAGTGCCGCGAAGCGGTCGACTGCTATGGCCATGCCTCTGGCGCCGACATCCCGCAGTTGATTGCCAACGCCAAGCGCTTCATTGAGCGCGGCTTCCGTCACATCCGCGTGCAGATCGGCGTGCCCGGTCAAGCCGGTTATGGGTCAGGCGGCAGCGAGGTCAAGGTCGAGAAACTGCACGACAAGCCGGTCTTTGAACCGGAAGACTACATCCGTCGCGCCCTGAAGATGTTCGAGGCGTGCCGCAAGGAACTCGGGGACGAGATCGAACTGCTGCACGACGTGCACGAGCGCATCTCGCCCATCCAGGCGGTGCGCCTGGCCAAGGAAGTCGAGAAATTCCGGCTGTTCTTCTTGGAAGACGCCCTCTCCCCCGAGGACATCGTCTGGTTCCGCCAGATCCGTCAGCAGTGCTCCACGCCGCTCGCCATGGGCGAACTCTTCAACAGCCCGCATGAGTGGACTCCACTAATTGCGGAGCGCCTCATCGACTTCATCCGGATCCACGTCACCCAGGCCGGCGGCCTGACCCCCTGCCGCAAGATCGCGGCCATGGGCGAAATGATGGGCGTCAAGACCGCCTGGCACGGGCCCGGCGACGTGTCTCCCATCGGCCATGCAGCCAACATCACGCTCGATCTTGTCTGCCAGAACTTCGGCATTCAGGAAAGCTACCAGTTCCCCGAGCGCGTCAAGGAGGTCTTCTCGGGCTGCCCCGAGATTCGCAATGGCTACTACTACATCACCGAGGCGCCCGGTTGGGGCATTGAGGTGAACGAAGCCGCCGCGAAGAAGTACCCGTTTGGTTCCGGCGAGCGCGGAGAGCGCCAGCGGCTGAACGGCGGCTGGGGCGAAGTACGCCGCCGCGACGGAACGGTGATCAAACAGTAG
- a CDS encoding class I SAM-dependent methyltransferase yields MQPGMAMDPAPNPGLIFENLNAHQRSAALRTAIEIDLFRAVGQGPADALTLAGRCSASPRGIRILSDFLVVMGLLSKSDGIYSHTPTSALFLDPNSPSSLHSTARFLGLSEMKASLDNLTEIVRTGRTTLPGDGSVEPDNPIWVEFAHSMAPMMGPLAGPLGTIVLNGRTGPMRILDIAAGHGLFGIEIAKQHPEARIVACDWPKVLDVAEENARKAGVADRFERLPGSAFDVDFGGPYDAVLLTNFLHHFDVPTCTGLLKKVRAALKPGGLSATLEFVPNEDRVTPPMPAAFSLVMLVSTRAGDAYTFSEYTAMHREAGFGQIEAHPVPRSPHTVVTGIAQ; encoded by the coding sequence ATGCAACCTGGGATGGCCATGGATCCCGCCCCAAATCCGGGGCTGATCTTCGAGAATTTGAATGCGCATCAACGCTCGGCGGCGCTGCGCACCGCGATTGAGATCGATTTGTTTCGTGCTGTCGGCCAAGGTCCGGCCGATGCGCTCACACTGGCCGGACGCTGTTCAGCATCGCCGCGCGGCATCCGCATCCTCAGCGACTTTCTGGTCGTGATGGGGCTACTTTCCAAGAGCGACGGCATCTACAGCCACACCCCGACAAGCGCTCTGTTCCTCGATCCCAACTCGCCGTCTTCCCTGCATTCGACGGCACGGTTCCTTGGGTTGTCGGAGATGAAGGCGTCTCTCGACAACCTCACGGAGATCGTCCGGACGGGCCGAACGACGCTCCCCGGGGACGGTAGCGTCGAGCCCGACAATCCCATCTGGGTGGAGTTCGCCCACAGCATGGCGCCCATGATGGGCCCGCTGGCCGGTCCGCTGGGGACGATAGTGCTGAACGGCCGCACCGGCCCGATGCGGATTCTCGACATTGCGGCGGGGCACGGGCTCTTCGGCATTGAGATCGCGAAACAGCACCCCGAGGCGCGGATCGTTGCCTGTGATTGGCCCAAGGTGCTGGACGTCGCCGAGGAGAATGCGCGCAAAGCCGGCGTAGCCGACCGATTCGAACGTTTGCCGGGCAGTGCATTCGACGTCGATTTCGGCGGGCCGTATGATGCTGTGTTGCTTACCAACTTCCTGCACCACTTTGACGTGCCGACCTGTACAGGCCTGCTGAAGAAAGTCCGCGCGGCCCTGAAACCCGGAGGGCTCTCGGCCACCTTGGAATTCGTGCCGAATGAGGATCGTGTCACGCCGCCCATGCCGGCCGCGTTCAGCCTGGTGATGCTCGTCTCCACGCGGGCCGGCGATGCCTATACGTTCAGCGAGTATACGGCGATGCATCGAGAGGCGGGTTTTGGGCAAATCGAGGCGCATCCGGTGCCACGATCGCCCCACACCGTGGTCACGGGCATCGCCCAATAG
- a CDS encoding GyrI-like domain-containing protein: MPRPHFSQKPVLVDIPSTHYLAIAGHGQPGGPEFQDAISALYPMAYTIKMTRKSGGQETFPVAPLEGIYTAITDWQLLLPVPPAIRKSEVRQTAGKLLAKGKPESIQRVDLVTRKEGRCLQALHVGPYDQVAKTIAVLKEYADANGLELIGPHHEIYLSDPRRTAPERLKTLVRYPVRSAAPATRPS; the protein is encoded by the coding sequence ATGCCAAGACCGCACTTCTCACAAAAACCAGTTCTGGTCGACATTCCCTCCACGCACTATCTGGCCATTGCCGGTCATGGCCAGCCGGGCGGCCCAGAATTCCAGGACGCTATCTCGGCCCTGTATCCGATGGCGTACACCATCAAGATGACGCGCAAGTCCGGCGGGCAAGAGACGTTCCCTGTCGCGCCATTGGAGGGCATTTACACGGCGATCACCGATTGGCAACTACTGTTGCCCGTCCCGCCGGCCATTCGAAAGTCCGAAGTGCGCCAAACCGCCGGCAAGCTACTGGCCAAGGGAAAACCCGAATCCATACAGCGCGTCGATCTCGTCACCCGGAAAGAAGGGCGTTGCTTGCAGGCGCTGCATGTTGGCCCTTACGACCAGGTGGCCAAGACAATCGCCGTGCTCAAGGAATACGCCGATGCCAATGGTCTGGAACTCATCGGCCCGCACCACGAGATCTACCTCTCCGACCCGCGCCGCACCGCGCCGGAACGTCTAAAGACCCTCGTTCGCTACCCGGTGAGATCCGCCGCTCCGGCCACACGCCCGTCATGA
- a CDS encoding AraC family transcriptional regulator, with the protein MTYEERIARVRRYIEENLDEELSLDRLAGVACFSPFHFHRIFRGMTGEPVKEYVRRLRLERAAERLRQGHHRIVDIALEAGYESHEGFTRAFHAHFGEAPVEFRQVQSVQLLRLPSRTVVAARHVGPYNEVGEAWSRLFALAGPARLLGPGLDYFGIVHDDPEATEPAAQRYDAALKVKPGTSPPDGLDLHELPAGEYAVLRHVGPYHLLGAAYARLCGEWLPHSGREAAFRASIEYYRNDPRHTPAEQLITDICIPLE; encoded by the coding sequence ATGACCTACGAAGAGCGCATCGCCCGAGTGAGGCGGTACATCGAGGAGAATCTCGATGAGGAGCTTTCCCTCGACCGTCTGGCCGGCGTCGCCTGCTTCTCGCCGTTCCACTTCCACCGCATCTTCCGTGGCATGACAGGGGAACCGGTGAAGGAATACGTCCGGCGTCTGCGTCTGGAGCGAGCTGCGGAACGCCTGCGCCAGGGCCACCACCGCATCGTCGACATCGCCCTGGAGGCCGGCTACGAAAGCCACGAAGGCTTCACCCGTGCTTTTCATGCACACTTCGGCGAGGCACCGGTGGAGTTCCGCCAGGTGCAGAGTGTCCAGTTGCTGCGCTTGCCGTCGCGCACCGTGGTCGCGGCGCGCCACGTTGGCCCATACAACGAGGTGGGCGAGGCGTGGTCGAGGCTCTTCGCGCTGGCCGGGCCCGCACGCCTGTTGGGTCCCGGACTCGACTACTTCGGCATTGTTCACGACGATCCGGAGGCGACCGAACCGGCGGCCCAGCGCTACGACGCGGCCCTGAAGGTGAAACCGGGCACCTCACCGCCGGACGGTCTGGATCTTCACGAGCTTCCGGCGGGCGAATACGCAGTGCTGCGCCACGTCGGCCCCTATCATCTGCTGGGCGCGGCGTACGCCCGGCTCTGCGGAGAATGGCTGCCCCACAGCGGCCGGGAAGCCGCCTTCCGGGCCTCCATCGAGTACTACCGCAACGATCCGCGCCACACGCCGGCGGAGCAACTCATCACCGATATCTGCATCCCTCTGGAGTAG
- a CDS encoding beta-L-arabinofuranosidase domain-containing protein, producing the protein MASRQSHPRISRRNLLKEAGRTAVATVVAAPVLQTAIVSCASAADAPPLHSEAGIDRVTILPGKTYLRGWAGYGSAPHPGRPRRRNAPPTPPTPQGPAPTIAWSKASGPGAVTFADAKAPITTATFSTPGSYVLKLTANNGQAESSATLQVLVETPPPAEQLGAVYTRNFQITSPLWKARAKALMVNWIPHCIDQINRTDIKVGPGGIDNFIEAGKALRGEPHGLHKGYVFSNAWVHQTVEAMSIALMIDAQGDAEIEAAHKKMRATLDDWIPKILAAQEPDGYLQTAFTLSRENYDGKVIDTKGYKHWDPAHRGDHEGYVAGYFLESAINHYLMTDKKDARLYNGAKKLADCWYNNLGPAPKKPWFDGHQQIEQGLVRFGRFVNDMEGGGKGDNYIQLAKFLLDSRYTTATGPDEQQEYDQSHLPVTQQYEAVGHAVRAAYTYSGMADVAVETHDPDYQSAVKSLWHNLVHRKYYVTGGIGSGETSEGFGPNYSLRNRGYCEACSSCGAIFFHWKLHLAYHDAKYVDLYEDTIYNALLGSVDLTGKYFYYDNPLDESTPRYEWHVCPCCVGNIPRTLLMLPTWAYSRTPDSVYVNLFVGSRIVLEKVAGTDVEMVQETDYPWSGKLALTVNPKDSKRFSVHIRMPDRAVSELYKPMPDSNGISSILVNGKPVKAASRNGYAVLDRTWKAGDKIEVELPLKPQHIKASDKIEATRGKLALRYGPLIYNIERKDQDITKRLSAKAPLTPEWRGDFLGGVVVLKGTFADGSPMLAIPNFVRENREPGLPLPPEEPRPDASGRRPPMPDATSIVWIKEEPAKA; encoded by the coding sequence ATGGCCAGTCGTCAGTCGCACCCGCGTATCTCGCGTAGAAACTTACTCAAGGAAGCGGGCAGAACCGCCGTGGCGACGGTGGTTGCCGCGCCCGTGCTGCAAACCGCCATTGTCTCCTGCGCCTCGGCGGCGGATGCCCCGCCGCTCCATAGCGAAGCCGGCATCGATCGAGTGACCATCCTGCCCGGCAAAACCTATCTTCGCGGATGGGCCGGTTATGGGAGCGCTCCTCATCCCGGACGCCCCCGTCGTCGCAATGCGCCTCCGACCCCACCCACTCCACAAGGGCCCGCGCCCACCATCGCCTGGAGCAAGGCCTCCGGACCCGGTGCCGTCACCTTCGCCGATGCCAAGGCGCCCATCACCACGGCGACCTTTTCCACGCCCGGCTCCTACGTCCTCAAGCTGACCGCCAACAACGGGCAGGCGGAGTCCTCTGCCACCCTGCAGGTGCTGGTCGAAACACCGCCGCCCGCGGAACAACTCGGCGCCGTCTATACGCGCAACTTCCAGATCACGAGCCCGCTGTGGAAAGCTCGAGCCAAGGCCCTGATGGTCAATTGGATCCCCCACTGCATCGACCAGATCAACCGCACCGACATCAAGGTGGGGCCTGGCGGCATCGACAACTTCATCGAAGCAGGCAAGGCGCTGCGTGGCGAACCGCATGGTCTGCACAAGGGCTATGTCTTCTCCAACGCATGGGTCCACCAGACGGTCGAGGCCATGAGCATCGCGCTCATGATCGATGCGCAGGGCGATGCGGAAATCGAAGCCGCGCACAAGAAGATGCGCGCCACGCTGGACGATTGGATCCCCAAGATCCTGGCTGCCCAGGAGCCCGATGGCTACCTCCAGACCGCCTTCACCCTTTCTCGTGAGAACTACGACGGCAAGGTCATCGACACCAAGGGCTACAAACACTGGGATCCCGCCCACCGCGGCGATCACGAAGGCTACGTGGCCGGCTACTTCCTGGAATCCGCCATCAACCACTATCTGATGACGGACAAGAAGGACGCGCGACTCTACAACGGCGCGAAGAAACTGGCCGACTGCTGGTACAACAACCTGGGGCCCGCGCCCAAGAAGCCGTGGTTTGACGGCCACCAGCAGATTGAACAGGGCTTGGTTCGTTTCGGCCGCTTCGTCAATGACATGGAAGGCGGCGGCAAGGGTGACAACTACATTCAGCTCGCCAAGTTCCTGCTCGACTCGCGCTATACCACCGCCACGGGCCCAGACGAGCAGCAGGAATACGACCAGAGCCACTTGCCCGTAACGCAGCAGTATGAGGCTGTCGGGCACGCCGTGCGCGCCGCCTATACGTACTCCGGCATGGCCGACGTCGCCGTCGAAACCCACGACCCCGACTACCAGAGCGCTGTCAAATCCCTCTGGCACAACCTGGTCCACCGCAAGTACTACGTCACGGGCGGCATTGGCAGCGGTGAGACCTCTGAAGGGTTCGGCCCCAATTACTCGCTGCGCAACCGCGGCTACTGCGAGGCCTGCTCCAGTTGCGGCGCAATCTTCTTCCACTGGAAGTTGCACCTGGCCTACCACGACGCCAAGTACGTCGATCTTTACGAAGACACCATCTACAACGCCCTGCTCGGATCCGTTGACCTCACCGGCAAGTACTTCTACTACGACAACCCGCTGGATGAATCCACGCCCCGTTACGAATGGCATGTCTGCCCTTGCTGCGTCGGCAACATCCCGCGCACCCTGCTGATGCTGCCCACCTGGGCCTACTCCCGCACGCCGGACTCCGTCTATGTGAACCTCTTCGTCGGCAGCCGCATTGTACTCGAGAAGGTCGCCGGCACCGATGTAGAGATGGTGCAGGAGACCGACTATCCCTGGAGCGGCAAGCTCGCTCTCACCGTCAATCCGAAAGACTCCAAGCGATTCAGCGTCCACATCCGCATGCCGGACCGCGCCGTGAGTGAGCTCTACAAGCCCATGCCCGACTCCAACGGCATCTCTTCCATCCTGGTCAACGGCAAGCCCGTCAAAGCCGCCAGTCGCAACGGTTATGCCGTCCTGGATCGCACATGGAAAGCCGGCGACAAGATCGAAGTCGAACTGCCGCTGAAGCCCCAGCACATCAAGGCCAGTGACAAAATCGAAGCCACCCGCGGCAAACTGGCCCTGCGCTACGGCCCGCTCATCTACAACATCGAGCGCAAAGACCAGGACATCACCAAGCGCCTCAGCGCCAAAGCTCCGCTCACTCCGGAGTGGCGTGGCGACTTCCTGGGTGGCGTCGTCGTTCTGAAAGGGACCTTCGCCGATGGCAGCCCCATGTTGGCCATCCCCAACTTCGTCCGCGAGAACCGTGAACCAGGCTTGCCCCTGCCGCCTGAGGAGCCCCGCCCCGATGCCAGCGGCCGTCGGCCGCCGATGCCGGACGCCACCTCCATCGTCTGGATCAAGGAGGAGCCGGCCAAGGCCTGA
- a CDS encoding bifunctional YncE family protein/alkaline phosphatase family protein: MRHRPTPDRRGMAVLLVTAALFVTAEGHAQPYLHAPAVDEYAKHDPSGTTILPNGRLLRPEGRQLPLARFPHGLAMTRDGRTLFVPSDGIGQLVTGWQSGAPRIVTVEPPPRPGQKKKNRLNAGGAEFSPDGALLYWSSGETGKVFVFDTASPRLVAEIPLNVEVAGRKFEDSYGADLKLSDDGKYLYCADVTNFRLVVVDTAQRRVVGSTPVGRYPYALAVSGHRVFLANIGLFEYSAIPPPADGKSDPRGLTRPAFGYPSQEARDGVTFEGRKVPGLGDDNGPQSFSVTGVEVSNPQAPTVVSHWKTGLLIHAPSDNGVTVGGSAPNFLAVSGDSLYVSNGNNDLIERIDLSSGKVAAKQRIVPSPLVAGLRGVGPSGLVVSADGARLYVAESGINAIGVLDARTLRVVGHIPTAWYPYRLAVSPDGRHLASISFKGFGNGPSAGQNIPKSEFLKMRGVLGLVSTPTDEDLRPLTERVLEANGMVDRRADRAAMSSPVIPGIPGRASREIKYVVFITKENHTFDTIFDRVPGARHDPSLLRWGLHQTIQEKGEPTLEDAGVMVNHNALARAFTVSDNFYMEPEASGVGHRWLVGVQPNNLMQMTYSLGWGFKKDSSAPGRRYAMGSNGSLIPEDYPEAGSMWQHLGRHGIRFRNYGEGFEFPGVVEDEDEHPTGAREVVNVPMPKILFDNTAFGYPIFNMNIPDQYRAHWFMRDFEERFVRGGKTLPSFLNIAICNDHGSDPKPAKGYPYVASWMADNDLALGRIVEFLSHTPYWKNMAIFVTQDDAGGEPDHVDAQRSVLLVISPWAKRGYVSHRHTTILSMHRTLYEILGLPPLNMFDALANDFSDSFTTVPDYRPYTVVPVDRRVFDPEKAKDPKDPEYGQARKMGSIVMDDDDEMEKILLRGGQEVKPHRK; this comes from the coding sequence ATGAGACATCGACCTACGCCGGACCGCCGCGGGATGGCGGTCCTACTTGTGACCGCGGCTCTGTTTGTGACAGCGGAGGGACACGCACAACCGTATCTGCACGCGCCCGCGGTGGACGAATACGCGAAGCACGACCCGTCGGGGACCACCATTCTTCCCAATGGCCGGCTGCTGCGGCCGGAAGGGCGGCAGTTGCCGCTGGCGCGGTTCCCGCATGGGCTCGCTATGACTCGGGACGGAAGGACGCTGTTTGTGCCCAGCGACGGGATTGGGCAGTTGGTGACGGGGTGGCAGTCGGGGGCGCCGCGCATTGTGACAGTGGAGCCCCCGCCGCGCCCGGGCCAGAAGAAGAAGAACCGCCTCAACGCGGGCGGCGCCGAGTTTTCGCCCGATGGCGCGCTGCTGTACTGGAGCAGCGGGGAGACGGGCAAGGTCTTCGTCTTCGATACCGCCTCTCCGCGCCTGGTTGCGGAGATTCCCCTGAACGTCGAGGTGGCGGGGCGGAAGTTTGAGGACAGCTACGGAGCGGACCTGAAGCTGTCGGACGACGGGAAGTACTTGTATTGCGCCGATGTGACGAACTTCCGGCTGGTAGTTGTGGACACGGCGCAGCGCCGGGTGGTGGGTTCGACGCCGGTCGGGCGGTATCCTTACGCGCTGGCGGTCTCCGGGCATCGAGTGTTTCTGGCCAACATCGGGCTGTTCGAGTACAGTGCCATTCCGCCACCGGCGGATGGAAAGTCCGATCCGCGGGGGTTGACGCGGCCCGCGTTTGGGTATCCCAGCCAGGAGGCGCGCGACGGGGTGACGTTTGAGGGCCGCAAGGTGCCGGGCCTGGGCGACGACAATGGGCCGCAGTCGTTCTCAGTAACGGGCGTGGAGGTCTCTAATCCGCAGGCTCCGACGGTGGTGAGCCATTGGAAGACGGGGCTGCTGATCCACGCGCCTTCGGACAATGGGGTGACGGTAGGCGGCAGCGCTCCGAACTTCCTGGCCGTGAGCGGGGACAGTCTCTATGTCTCGAACGGGAACAACGACCTGATCGAGCGCATCGACCTGTCGAGTGGCAAGGTGGCCGCGAAACAGCGGATTGTGCCGTCGCCGCTGGTGGCGGGACTGCGCGGCGTGGGTCCGTCTGGCCTGGTGGTTTCGGCCGACGGCGCGCGGCTGTATGTGGCCGAGAGTGGCATCAACGCGATCGGAGTCCTGGATGCCCGGACGCTGCGGGTGGTGGGCCACATTCCGACGGCGTGGTACCCGTACCGGCTGGCGGTCTCGCCGGATGGGCGGCATCTGGCCAGCATCAGTTTCAAGGGGTTTGGGAATGGGCCCAGCGCGGGCCAGAACATCCCGAAGAGCGAGTTCCTGAAGATGCGCGGCGTGCTGGGCCTGGTCAGCACTCCTACCGATGAGGACTTGCGGCCGTTGACAGAGCGCGTGCTGGAAGCCAACGGCATGGTGGACCGGCGGGCGGACCGGGCCGCAATGTCCTCTCCAGTGATTCCGGGCATCCCGGGGCGGGCGTCGCGGGAGATCAAATACGTCGTCTTTATCACGAAGGAGAATCACACCTTCGACACGATCTTCGACCGCGTCCCGGGCGCGCGGCACGACCCCTCGCTGCTGCGCTGGGGCCTGCACCAGACGATTCAGGAAAAAGGCGAACCGACGCTGGAAGACGCCGGAGTGATGGTGAATCACAATGCGCTGGCGCGCGCCTTTACCGTGAGCGACAACTTTTACATGGAGCCGGAGGCCTCCGGCGTGGGGCATCGCTGGCTGGTGGGCGTACAGCCGAACAACCTGATGCAGATGACCTACTCATTGGGCTGGGGCTTCAAGAAGGACAGCAGCGCTCCGGGACGCCGCTATGCGATGGGCTCGAATGGATCGCTGATTCCGGAGGACTACCCGGAGGCCGGCTCGATGTGGCAGCACCTGGGCCGGCACGGCATCCGGTTCCGCAACTACGGCGAGGGTTTTGAATTCCCCGGCGTGGTGGAGGATGAAGACGAGCATCCCACCGGCGCGCGGGAGGTGGTGAACGTACCGATGCCGAAGATCCTGTTCGACAACACGGCTTTCGGGTATCCCATCTTCAACATGAACATCCCGGACCAGTACCGGGCGCATTGGTTCATGCGCGATTTTGAGGAGCGCTTTGTGCGCGGCGGGAAAACGCTGCCCTCTTTTCTCAACATCGCCATCTGCAACGACCATGGTTCCGATCCGAAGCCGGCGAAAGGCTACCCGTACGTGGCCTCCTGGATGGCGGATAACGATCTGGCGCTGGGACGGATTGTTGAGTTTCTCTCGCACACGCCGTACTGGAAGAACATGGCGATCTTCGTAACGCAGGATGACGCGGGCGGCGAGCCGGACCATGTGGACGCGCAGCGGAGCGTGTTGCTGGTGATTAGTCCCTGGGCGAAGCGCGGCTATGTGTCGCACCGGCACACGACGATCCTAAGCATGCACCGCACGCTCTACGAGATCCTGGGCCTACCTCCGTTGAACATGTTTGACGCGCTGGCCAACGATTTCTCGGACAGCTTCACGACGGTGCCCGACTACCGGCCGTACACGGTGGTGCCGGTGGACCGGCGGGTGTTCGATCCGGAGAAGGCGAAGGACCCCAAGGACCCGGAATACGGGCAGGCGCGGAAGATGGGCTCGATCGTCATGGACGACGATGACGAGATGGAAAAGATCCTGCTGCGGGGCGGGCAGGAGGTGAAGCCGCACCGCAAGTGA
- a CDS encoding type II toxin-antitoxin system HicB family antitoxin, producing MSQFAYPAKFTTGSDGRVLVEFADLPRVATDGSDEREAMEEAMDALGSDLSIRLSRREEIPAPSPAKRGQRLVPVPLWLAPKLALYLAMRDQQVSNSELARRLGVHERVIRRMLDPEHATKAEKIQAALAVLGKQMTVEVRDIA from the coding sequence ATGTCCCAGTTCGCCTACCCCGCGAAATTCACCACCGGCAGCGACGGCCGCGTTCTGGTCGAGTTTGCCGATCTGCCCCGCGTAGCTACTGACGGCAGCGATGAGCGCGAAGCTATGGAAGAAGCCATGGATGCTCTCGGCTCCGATCTCTCCATCCGACTCTCCCGCCGGGAGGAGATCCCAGCGCCGTCCCCGGCCAAGCGCGGCCAGCGCTTAGTCCCTGTACCGCTCTGGCTCGCGCCGAAGCTCGCGCTCTACCTGGCCATGCGCGATCAGCAAGTCAGCAACTCGGAGTTGGCCCGCCGCCTGGGAGTTCACGAACGGGTGATCCGCCGCATGCTCGATCCCGAACACGCCACCAAGGCCGAGAAGATCCAGGCCGCCCTCGCGGTCCTCGGCAAGCAGATGACCGTCGAAGTCCGCGACATCGCGTGA